Below is a window of Clostridiales bacterium DNA.
TAAGGTATTCGGCGGACAGAAATTCTACGAACGAAAGGAAATCCGCGATATCCTGGCTTATCTTCGCGTGATTGTAAATCCTTCGGATGATATTTCCCTCGGACGGATCATCAATGTTCCGAAGCGGTCCATCGGAGATGCAACCGTCCAGGTGCTGACCGATTATGCCTCCGCCTCCGGCATCCCCCTGTTCAGCGCCCTGAACGACCTTCCGGAATCGCTGGGTTCCAGAGCGCGGAATGCCGTATCCGACTTTGCCACGCTGATGACTATGCTCTGCGCAATGAAGGATTCCATGCCGCTGGAGGAGTTCGTGGACTATGTAATCAGTCAGACCGGACTGGAAAAGCAGTATATCAACGAAAATACCGAAGACGCCGTCGCCCGGCTGGAGAACATCGGTGAATTCCGCGGCACACTGCATGAATTTGCGGTTTCCGCAGAAAGTGCAACCCTGGAAGCATACCTGGAAAACGTATCCCTTATGACGGACCTGGACCGGGAAACCGACCAGGAGGGGTTTGTCACCATGATGACCCTTCATTCGGCCAAAGGGCTTGAATTTGATCATGTTTTTATCCCCGGGATGGAGGAAAATGTTTTTCCCAGCTACCGGAGTGTCAATGAGGAGAACCGGCTGGAAGAAGAACGCCGGCTCATGTACGTCGGTATTACCCGTGCCAGGAACCGCCTGTTCCTGTGCCACGCGGAATCCCGCATGCTTTACAACCAGTTCAGCCATAATGCACCGAGCCGGTTCCTGGATGAGATTCCGGAACGTCTTCTGAAGCGGGAATCCTTTGACGGATTCAACGGTGCAAGGGGTTTTATGAACTATTCCCGGCAGGATCCGGCTGTTTCCCGGAAGAAGCCAGAGTTTTCAGGATGGAACCGTCCGCCGGAGACCCGGCATGAGCATCCTTCCGCCCCGGCCGCCATTGGCGGCAAACCCCGCCTGACACTGAAAGGGGTCTCCCTGGACAGTATCCCGGGTGTCAGCCGCGGATTTATGCCCAGCCCCGCCAGGGAGTTTGATTCCTCCCTCCGGAAGCTGTTCCGGGAAGGGGATTCAGTCATGCATCCCAAATTCGGAAGCGGAAAGGTCGTTCAGATCAGCGGAAGCGGTTCGGACGCGCGGATTCTGATTGATTTCGGCAATAACGGCACCCGGGAGCTTTCCCTGGCCGTTGCCCCGATTGTCAAAGTGGAGGAAGAGTCATGAATGAACAGAAATCAGCCCGGATGCATGAGCTGGTCCGAAAGCTGAATGACGCTTCTCACGCTTATTACGTGCTGGACAATCCCTACATCTCTGATATGCAGTGGGATCAGATGTATGATGAGCTTCGCGCGCTGGAGAACGAAACCGGTATCGTACTGGAGGATTCACCCAGCCGTCATGTGGGCGGCGGAGAAACGCTCCGGGGTTTTGAAGAA
It encodes the following:
- a CDS encoding UvrD-helicase domain-containing protein, with product MDISVLNREQRKAAETLEGPLLILAGAGSGKTRALTYRLANLIDHGIPAWSILALTFTNKAAREMKNRVEALIGTQGADEAWIGTFHSVCARILRRDIEKLGYSRSFVIYDEDDQLRVLKEIYKQLNVDDSFIPLRETAYKISDAKNRLLTPDEWFAQSGRDFRSNRIHDIMITYESRMKGLNALDFDDLLMKTLELLASHPPVLDTYRKRFRYVMVDEYQDTNHVQYELVRILTAESRNLCVVGDDDQSIYGWRGADIRNILDFEKDYPDAVVIKLEQNYRSTATILDAANQVIAHNADRKDKKLWTEKDSGNRITVYRASDEHDEAAWIAARILELKKSGMGYGHDAVLYRANSQSRVIEEMMIRSGIPYKVFGGQKFYERKEIRDILAYLRVIVNPSDDISLGRIINVPKRSIGDATVQVLTDYASASGIPLFSALNDLPESLGSRARNAVSDFATLMTMLCAMKDSMPLEEFVDYVISQTGLEKQYINENTEDAVARLENIGEFRGTLHEFAVSAESATLEAYLENVSLMTDLDRETDQEGFVTMMTLHSAKGLEFDHVFIPGMEENVFPSYRSVNEENRLEEERRLMYVGITRARNRLFLCHAESRMLYNQFSHNAPSRFLDEIPERLLKRESFDGFNGARGFMNYSRQDPAVSRKKPEFSGWNRPPETRHEHPSAPAAIGGKPRLTLKGVSLDSIPGVSRGFMPSPAREFDSSLRKLFREGDSVMHPKFGSGKVVQISGSGSDARILIDFGNNGTRELSLAVAPIVKVEEES